The genomic stretch GTTGAATGCTGCCAATGAAATAGCGGTAGCCGCTTTCCTGAATAAAGAAGTGGGTTTTCTGGAAATGTCGGATCTGATTGGCGAAACTCTCGAAAAAGCTGAGTTTATTGCACATCCAAATTTGGATGACTATGTGGAGACAGATAAGCGGGCAAGAGAAATTACAAAAGAACTAATAACGAATAAAGTATAATGGATACCTTAATTATGGTGGGTCAATTACTCCTGGGATTATCGATCTTGGTGGGTTTACACGAGTTGGGCCACTTGCTTACCGCCAAGATGTTTGGCATGAGAGTAGAAAAATTCTCAATTGGATTTCCTCCAAAAATCGCCGGATTCCAGTACGGTGAAACAGAATATTCCATTGGGGCTATTCCACTGGGTGGATTTGTAAAAATCTCCGGAATGGTGGATGAATCCATGGATTCAGATCAGATGGCAGGAGAGCCCCAGCCTTGGGAGTTCCGCTCCAAGCCAGCTTGGCAGCGCCTCATTGTGATGCTGGGTGGGATTATCGTCAATGTCGTAACAGGTATTGTGATCTTCGTAATCTTGGTTTATAATAATGGGGAAACCTATTATTCACGTGATCAGGTGGTAGAAAACGGTATTGTCGCCCTTGAAATCGGAGAGTCCATAGGTTTACAGACTGGAGATAAGATTTTGGACATCAATGGTGAGCCTTATGAAAAACTTGGTGACCTGTCCTCACCATCTACTTTACTTAGCGAAGATGGCTACTACACTGTAGATCGTGGAGGTGAAATCATCAAAGTCGCTATCCCAAGAGGCTTTATCAATTCATTTAACAGTAAGGCAGCGGTGAATAGCTTTGTTTATATTCGAATTCCGTTTGAATTAGCCGTTGTCGACAAGGGTGGTCCAGCTGACAAAGCAGGAATCAGCCCAGAGCATAAAATCCTGACGGTGAATGGCCAGCCTATCACATACTTTGATGAGCTCCAATCGGAGCTAGCAAAGGTAAAAGACCAAGAAGCAAATATTGAATTATTGACTAGCACAAA from Algoriphagus sp. NG3 encodes the following:
- the rseP gene encoding RIP metalloprotease RseP; translated protein: MDTLIMVGQLLLGLSILVGLHELGHLLTAKMFGMRVEKFSIGFPPKIAGFQYGETEYSIGAIPLGGFVKISGMVDESMDSDQMAGEPQPWEFRSKPAWQRLIVMLGGIIVNVVTGIVIFVILVYNNGETYYSRDQVVENGIVALEIGESIGLQTGDKILDINGEPYEKLGDLSSPSTLLSEDGYYTVDRGGEIIKVAIPRGFINSFNSKAAVNSFVYIRIPFELAVVDKGGPADKAGISPEHKILTVNGQPITYFDELQSELAKVKDQEANIELLTSTNDTVHTMVAVTERGTIGIARAETIEMIQSKYSFGESITEGTTKAFTVVIDNAKAMGKMFTGEVSTKNVSGPIGMAKIYGDTWDWTRFWYITGLISMILAFMNLLPIPALDGGHVIFLLYEMISGRAPSDRFLENAQKVGMVVLLALMVFAIGNDVLKLFTGEG